Proteins from a genomic interval of Ensifer canadensis:
- a CDS encoding substrate-binding domain-containing protein produces the protein MLAIRKFAACAVALGALTATTAAIAEETPSIVTVVKVTGENWFTRMNEGVDAYGKENPGVATSQVGPGKADAAQQGRLIEDLVAKKVAAIAVVPMDASALEGVLKRAAQRGIKVITHEADNMKNTLVDIEAFDNKVFGARFNEKIAECMGKSGKWTSFVGSLGSLTHVQWADGGSENAQKYPEMELVSEKNESFNDANRAYEKAREILRKYPDIKGFQGGSAIDVIGIGRAVEEAGLQDKTCVFGIGLPKDTGSYLESGAVDGISFWDPKDAGYVMNKVADMVLKDEELKDGMDLGVAGYEKVTVKKGAGDGVIVVGQAWVDVDKSNYAKYPF, from the coding sequence ATGCTTGCCATTCGTAAATTCGCTGCCTGCGCCGTCGCGCTTGGAGCACTGACTGCAACCACGGCTGCCATTGCCGAGGAAACCCCCAGCATCGTCACGGTGGTGAAAGTCACGGGCGAGAACTGGTTTACTCGCATGAACGAAGGCGTCGATGCCTATGGCAAGGAAAACCCCGGTGTAGCCACCAGCCAGGTCGGCCCGGGCAAGGCCGACGCAGCCCAGCAGGGCCGTCTGATCGAAGATCTGGTTGCCAAGAAGGTTGCCGCGATCGCCGTCGTGCCGATGGATGCTTCCGCCCTCGAAGGCGTGTTGAAGCGCGCCGCCCAGCGCGGCATCAAAGTCATCACCCATGAAGCCGATAATATGAAGAACACGCTCGTCGACATCGAAGCCTTCGACAACAAGGTCTTTGGCGCGCGCTTCAACGAGAAGATCGCCGAATGCATGGGCAAGTCCGGCAAGTGGACCTCCTTCGTCGGCTCGCTCGGCAGCCTGACCCATGTGCAGTGGGCCGACGGCGGTTCGGAAAACGCCCAGAAATACCCCGAGATGGAACTGGTCTCCGAGAAGAACGAATCCTTCAATGATGCCAACCGCGCCTATGAAAAGGCGCGCGAGATCCTGCGCAAGTACCCTGACATCAAGGGCTTCCAGGGCGGTTCGGCCATCGACGTCATCGGCATCGGCCGTGCCGTCGAGGAAGCCGGCCTGCAGGACAAGACCTGCGTATTCGGCATCGGCCTGCCCAAGGACACCGGCTCCTACCTCGAATCGGGCGCTGTCGACGGCATCAGCTTCTGGGATCCGAAGGATGCCGGCTACGTCATGAACAAGGTCGCCGACATGGTGCTGAAGGACGAGGAACTGAAGGACGGCATGGACCTCGGCGTTGCCGGCTACGAAAAGGTCACCGTCAAGAAGGGTGCCGGCGACGGCGTGATCGTGGTCGGCCAGGCATGGGTCGACGTCGACAAGTCGAACTACGCCAAGTACCCGTTCTGA